A single genomic interval of Geotrypetes seraphini chromosome 1, aGeoSer1.1, whole genome shotgun sequence harbors:
- the LOC117354297 gene encoding keratin, type I cytoskeletal 9-like has product MGVLDSCGSPHVFGVGRGMDCFSQGSVPVGGASTSWAGVFPGSWGPGWGSPSWGPGSSVSGVGPSVSQWGGSSVGPMAMGILPSCSYGTGWGVPLGMGGSFLPGPASLFSWSPQMPAFLPGGRDSGVSDVGAARAPERPGGSGSERSSAFGGEVAAGGGATGSSHLSSSLPGVAVRGVSASGPVSSSGNAVRGISSGGVVDQGSSSQVSPVGPGCSGGRFADASSFMEPGQEGIWELLRLSVADSTWSHYSVGFRLVATFLAERGWCPGDVAESLLADFVLSSFRVHTSRGVVPVGVLTPCGSLVTPLYTGHRREQLSVLVVAIWD; this is encoded by the exons ATGGGGGTTTTGGATTCCTGTGGGTCTCCTCATGTTTTTGGTGTAGGCAGGGGGATGGATTGTTTCAGCCAGGGGTCCGTTCCGGTTGGAGGTGCATCGACGTCTTGGGCAGGTGTTTTTCCTGGGAGTTGGGGTCCTGGTTGGGGTTCTCCGTCCTGGGGTCCAGGGTCTTCTGTTAGTGGAGTGGGACCCTCGGTATCACAGTGGGGGGGGAGCTCTGTTGGCCCTATGGCTATGGGAATTTTGCCAAGTTGTAGTTATGGTACTGGTTGGGGTGTCCCTTTGGGCATGGGTGGAAGTTTTTTGCCTGGTCCTGCCTCCTTGTTTTCTTGGTCTCCACAGATGCCTGCATTTCTTCCTGGAGGTCGAGATTCTGGTGTTTCGGATGTGGGAGCTGCGAGAGCACCTGAGCGGCCAGGAGGTTCCGGTTCGGAGCGCAGTTCGGCGTTCGGTGGTGAAGTGGCTGCTGGCGGAGGCGCTACGGGATCTTCTCATCTCTCGTCTTCCTTGCCAGGGGTTGCTGTTCGGGGCGTCTCGGCTTCTGGACCTGTTTCTTCTAGTGGGAATGCTGTCCGCGGCATATCATCTGGTGGAGTCGTGGATCAAGGATCTTCTTCACAGG TTTCGCCAGTTGGCCCCGGATGCTCAGGAGGAAGGTTCGCAGATGCCAGCTCATTTATGGAACCTGGTCAGGAAGGAATCTGGGAACTGCTCCGCTTGTCCGTAGCGGATTCTACGTGGTCGCATTATTCTGTGGGCTTTCGATTGGTGGCGACCTTTCTGGCAGAGCGTGGTTGGTGCCCTGGTGATGTGGCCGAATCCTTGTTGGCGGATTTCGTGCTGTCGTCTTTTCGGGTGCATACCTCCCGGGGTGTG GTTCCTGTGGGCGTTCTTACTCCTTGTGGATCGTTGGTCACTCCTTTATACACTGGGCATCGGAGAGAGCAGCTATCCGTCCTGGTGGTCGCCATTTGGGACTGA